A genomic window from Pseudonocardia broussonetiae includes:
- a CDS encoding DsbA family protein — protein MTKNLRATLTVVLVVLAVLVGALLLTRNDTAVPDFAGGPPAAQLVPDEVLVRADSHLLSTPSESRATFVEFLDFECESCRAAFPAVEQLRAEYGDRVTFVARYFPIPSHANAKNSAVAVEAAARQGRFEDMYRTMFETQAQWGEQQESQAALFRQFAVDLGLDLVAYDQAVSDPTTLERVLRDRADGELAGVQGTPTFFLDGARLEPESVDDLRAQLDLALAR, from the coding sequence ATGACCAAGAACCTCCGGGCCACCCTGACCGTCGTCCTCGTGGTCCTCGCCGTCCTCGTCGGCGCCCTGCTCCTCACCCGCAACGACACCGCGGTCCCCGACTTCGCCGGCGGCCCACCGGCCGCCCAGCTGGTACCCGACGAGGTACTCGTCCGCGCCGACAGCCACCTCCTGTCCACCCCGTCCGAGAGCCGGGCCACCTTCGTCGAGTTCCTCGACTTCGAGTGCGAGTCCTGCCGGGCCGCGTTCCCCGCCGTCGAGCAGCTGCGCGCCGAGTACGGCGACCGCGTCACCTTCGTCGCCCGCTACTTCCCCATCCCCAGCCACGCGAACGCCAAGAACTCCGCCGTCGCGGTCGAGGCGGCCGCCCGGCAGGGCCGCTTCGAGGACATGTACCGCACGATGTTCGAGACCCAGGCGCAGTGGGGCGAGCAGCAGGAGTCGCAGGCCGCCCTGTTCCGGCAGTTCGCCGTCGACCTGGGTCTCGACCTCGTCGCCTACGACCAGGCCGTGTCCGATCCCACCACCCTGGAGCGCGTGCTCCGGGACCGGGCGGACGGCGAGCTTGCCGGCGTGCAGGGCACTCCCACGTTCTTCCTCGACGGCGCGCGCCTCGAGCCGGAGTCGGTCGACGACCTCCGGGCCCAGCTCGACCTCGCCCTCGCCCGATAG
- a CDS encoding M23 family metallopeptidase, whose translation MPTDIVAAGRTHRLPPPPGGTYCARTLVAAVAAGAAVAAAETMIVPVGDDLEPVVLSAMVPVPDAHTAAPATVSWDGVGGDQPLPGAVAAAHADDSPVDVRNLTKAVEIGQELARQAAILDSALAAGAPGAALFGDSAFAQPVTGRVTSLSGPRWGRTHNGLDVANAIGTPIFAVTDGVVEKSGPASGFGLWVVLRHPDGTRSVYGHINRTYVEVGQQVSAGAQIAEVGNRGFSTGPHLHLEIWDVDGTKLDPTAWLQERGIDV comes from the coding sequence ATGCCGACAGACATCGTCGCGGCCGGCAGGACGCACCGCCTGCCACCGCCTCCCGGCGGTACCTACTGCGCGCGCACACTGGTCGCCGCGGTGGCGGCCGGAGCCGCGGTGGCCGCGGCCGAGACGATGATCGTCCCCGTCGGCGACGATCTCGAGCCCGTCGTGCTCAGCGCAATGGTCCCCGTCCCGGACGCGCACACGGCGGCGCCCGCCACGGTCTCCTGGGACGGCGTCGGTGGTGACCAGCCCCTGCCCGGCGCCGTGGCCGCCGCACACGCGGACGACTCCCCCGTCGACGTCCGCAACCTCACCAAGGCCGTCGAGATCGGGCAGGAACTCGCTCGGCAGGCGGCGATCCTCGACTCGGCCCTCGCCGCCGGGGCTCCGGGCGCCGCTCTGTTCGGGGACAGCGCCTTCGCCCAGCCGGTGACGGGCCGCGTCACGTCATTGTCCGGCCCCCGGTGGGGCCGCACCCACAACGGCCTCGACGTCGCCAACGCCATCGGCACGCCCATCTTCGCCGTGACCGACGGTGTCGTGGAGAAGTCGGGCCCGGCCAGCGGTTTCGGCCTGTGGGTGGTCCTGCGGCATCCCGACGGCACCCGGTCGGTCTACGGCCACATCAACCGCACCTACGTCGAGGTCGGGCAACAGGTGTCCGCCGGCGCCCAGATCGCCGAGGTGGGCAACCGCGGCTTCTCCACGGGGCCGCACCTGCACCTGGAGATCTGGGACGTCGACGGCACCAAACTCGACCCGACCGCGTGGCTGCAGGAACGCGGCATCGACGTCTGA
- a CDS encoding L,D-transpeptidase → MLALVAATLVSAGSIAVAQEADPPVVPGTPCTATATACVDLVGLRAWLFQDGQVLRGPVPISIGTGGEDRTPAGRFQVEWKNKDHISGESGAPMPYAVFFAPGGIAFHEGNLQTKSAGCVRLARDEAAAFFDYLQVGDEVQVQGDAA, encoded by the coding sequence GTGCTAGCCCTGGTCGCCGCCACGCTGGTCTCCGCCGGATCCATCGCCGTGGCCCAGGAGGCCGACCCGCCGGTCGTGCCGGGCACTCCATGCACCGCGACCGCCACCGCCTGTGTCGACCTCGTCGGCCTTCGGGCGTGGCTCTTCCAGGACGGTCAGGTCCTGCGGGGGCCGGTGCCGATCAGCATCGGGACCGGCGGTGAGGACCGCACGCCGGCCGGACGGTTCCAGGTCGAGTGGAAGAACAAGGACCACATCAGCGGGGAGTCGGGCGCGCCGATGCCCTACGCGGTGTTCTTCGCCCCCGGCGGCATCGCGTTCCACGAAGGCAACCTGCAGACCAAATCCGCGGGCTGCGTCCGGCTGGCACGCGACGAGGCCGCTGCGTTCTTCGACTACCTGCAGGTCGGTGACGAGGTCCAGGTGCAAGGCGATGCCGCGTAG